From Gimesia panareensis, the proteins below share one genomic window:
- a CDS encoding MBL fold metallo-hydrolase, translating to MPLFDEDRNVLDTSSFWRHSTEELQKSGIIPNVPGLFGDGPPPNAIFLSHAHLDHTGLLNRSQESIPVYASRGTSKMMLAGSLFARQVELPKERFREIEPEKPVRIGDFTITGYSVDHSIYGCLAYLIEADGKSVLYTGDLRFHGRKPGMIRRFIEVFQEKTIDAMLMEGTHFGFPDGNLDDEYELEAEITKLVKDCESLVLASLSPQHESRLVSFIRAAKKTGRTFVADVYTAFIMHLLQNELPLPQPEPDGLVRVYVPQALRESNPRSGKAKQIERFLDSEITMTEICNQPDQFLMVFRASMLDDFGDQFPGAARCLYSRWHGYLEQPEWETVREKLKSVNGDLYEVHTSGHMLSADIVCLIEKMNPKTIIPVHTFEPEQFKKHFDNVVQIQDGVEYEIS from the coding sequence ATGCCTCTGTTTGACGAAGACCGAAACGTTCTTGATACTTCCAGTTTTTGGCGACACTCAACCGAAGAACTCCAGAAAAGTGGTATTATCCCCAATGTGCCAGGACTATTCGGAGATGGCCCTCCCCCTAATGCCATTTTTCTATCGCACGCTCACCTGGATCACACCGGTTTACTCAATCGCTCCCAAGAGTCCATTCCTGTTTATGCCAGTCGTGGCACCAGCAAGATGATGCTGGCTGGAAGTTTGTTTGCGAGACAGGTTGAACTCCCGAAAGAACGGTTTCGAGAGATCGAACCGGAAAAACCGGTTAGGATTGGAGACTTTACCATCACTGGATATTCAGTCGATCATTCTATCTATGGTTGTCTAGCTTATCTGATCGAGGCTGACGGAAAGTCTGTTTTATACACAGGCGATCTCAGATTTCATGGGCGTAAGCCTGGTATGATCCGACGATTCATTGAAGTGTTCCAGGAGAAAACAATTGATGCCATGCTGATGGAGGGAACCCATTTTGGATTCCCGGATGGTAATCTTGATGATGAATATGAGCTCGAAGCGGAAATCACGAAGCTTGTCAAAGATTGTGAGAGCCTTGTTCTGGCTTCACTCTCCCCTCAACACGAAAGCCGACTCGTGAGTTTTATCAGGGCCGCCAAGAAGACAGGACGTACGTTCGTTGCTGATGTCTATACGGCTTTCATAATGCATCTGCTTCAAAACGAGCTCCCACTTCCTCAGCCAGAACCTGATGGGCTCGTTCGTGTCTATGTCCCCCAAGCACTCAGAGAATCTAATCCCCGAAGTGGAAAGGCTAAACAAATCGAACGATTCCTAGATTCTGAAATCACCATGACAGAAATCTGCAATCAGCCGGATCAATTCCTGATGGTCTTTCGAGCCTCAATGCTTGATGATTTTGGCGATCAATTCCCTGGTGCAGCTCGTTGCCTGTACTCACGCTGGCATGGATATCTGGAGCAACCGGAGTGGGAGACAGTCAGAGAGAAACTTAAGTCTGTGAATGGAGATCTCTACGAAGTCCACACCAGTGGCCACATGCTGTCAGCTGATATCGTCTGCCTGATTGAGAAGATGAATCCCAAAACCATCATTCCTGTCCACACTTTTGAGCCTGAGCAGTTTAAAAAGCACTTTGACAATGTGGTACAGATTCAGGATGGAGTTGAATACGAAATATCTTGA
- a CDS encoding HTH domain-containing protein: protein MQVLHLIGGKGRWNATALAEELECSTRTIHRLMQTLSMAGVPWYFDEKLKV, encoded by the coding sequence ATGCAAGTACTCCATCTAATAGGAGGTAAGGGACGCTGGAATGCCACGGCACTCGCGGAAGAACTGGAATGTTCAACGAGAACAATTCACCGGCTAATGCAAACGCTCTCCATGGCTGGTGTTCCTTGGTACTTCGACGAGAAACTCAAGGTGTAA
- the istA gene encoding IS21 family transposase: protein MELWGEIRRRVLTGEISQRAARDEYGIHWDTLQKILTYSEPPGYRLTKPRPSKLEPFLPIIHEILQNDRSVHRKQRHTGKRIFERLRDEHGYSGGITIVREAIRDWKAQSREVFLPLRHPPGEAQVDFGFADVWLDGTLTKVALFVMTLPYSDAIFIQAFPRECTEAFLEGHKRAFEFLGGVPQRISYDNSKIAVASLVGNRERKVTTEFLRLKSHFLFDDHFCLVRRPNEKGHVERLLDYARSNFLVPVPRVASLETLNEQLVQCCRNDLQRQLRGQASPKQSLLAEEQREFLRPLPQQTFEACRLGQAHADSLSLVRFDTNSYSVPTKYAHRQITIVATITEVRLLFEETLIARHQRDWGREQTRFNPIHYLSLLERKPGGFDHARPLEDWDLPVCLGILRRRLEAELQSDGTREFIKVLRLLEHHPLSALKRAVEYALDIDATRASAIRLILEYQQESPLTLFSLEGRPHLKLVQVAQTDVSAYQSLLIGG, encoded by the coding sequence ATGGAGTTATGGGGTGAGATCCGTCGGCGTGTTCTGACCGGAGAAATCAGTCAACGTGCTGCTCGTGACGAGTACGGTATTCACTGGGACACGCTGCAAAAAATACTGACCTACTCGGAGCCGCCGGGATACCGGCTGACTAAGCCCCGGCCTTCCAAGCTGGAGCCGTTTCTGCCGATCATTCATGAGATTCTGCAGAACGACCGCAGCGTGCATCGCAAACAGCGCCATACGGGGAAGCGCATCTTCGAACGTCTGCGGGACGAACACGGGTATTCCGGTGGAATCACGATCGTCCGGGAAGCCATCCGTGACTGGAAAGCCCAGTCCCGCGAGGTTTTCCTGCCGCTCCGCCATCCCCCGGGCGAAGCCCAGGTGGACTTCGGCTTTGCCGATGTCTGGCTGGACGGAACACTGACCAAAGTCGCCCTGTTTGTGATGACGTTACCTTATTCGGACGCGATTTTTATCCAGGCCTTTCCCCGGGAATGTACGGAAGCCTTTCTGGAAGGACACAAGCGGGCCTTTGAATTTCTGGGCGGTGTACCGCAGCGGATCAGCTATGACAACTCGAAAATCGCAGTAGCCAGTCTGGTAGGGAACCGTGAGCGAAAAGTAACGACCGAGTTCCTGCGTCTGAAAAGCCACTTTCTGTTTGACGATCATTTCTGTCTGGTACGACGACCGAATGAGAAAGGCCATGTCGAGCGGTTGCTGGACTATGCCCGCAGCAACTTCCTGGTCCCCGTTCCCCGGGTTGCTTCCCTGGAGACTCTGAACGAGCAGTTAGTGCAATGCTGCCGGAACGATCTGCAGCGTCAGTTGCGGGGACAGGCTTCCCCCAAACAGAGCCTGCTGGCGGAAGAACAACGGGAATTCCTGCGGCCCCTGCCACAGCAGACGTTCGAAGCCTGCCGACTGGGACAGGCACACGCCGACTCCCTGTCGCTGGTCCGCTTTGATACCAACAGTTACTCGGTTCCCACAAAATACGCGCATCGTCAGATCACTATCGTGGCCACCATCACCGAAGTGCGGCTGTTGTTTGAAGAGACGTTAATCGCCCGGCACCAGCGGGACTGGGGACGGGAACAGACCCGTTTTAACCCGATTCATTACCTGAGTTTACTGGAACGGAAGCCGGGAGGCTTTGATCATGCCCGCCCCCTGGAAGACTGGGATCTGCCGGTCTGTCTGGGCATTCTCCGCCGTCGGCTGGAAGCCGAACTGCAGTCAGACGGCACGCGGGAGTTCATCAAGGTGCTGCGCCTGCTGGAACACCATCCGTTATCCGCACTGAAGCGTGCGGTGGAATACGCGCTGGACATTGATGCGACCCGCGCTTCTGCCATTCGCCTGATTCTGGAATACCAGCAGGAGTCACCGCTGACTCTGTTCAGCCTGGAAGGCCGTCCCCACCTGAAGCTGGTACAGGTGGCACAGACGGATGTTTCTGCTTACCAGTCCCTGTTAATCGGAGGTTAA
- the istB gene encoding IS21-like element helper ATPase IstB, with the protein MTRKQTKSLVLLQHHLKNLRLPTILRECEKIAARCATDNVDHLGFLLQLCELELIERERRAAERRLKAAKFPTYKTLETFDFQVQPGLNKLLVSELMRGEFIEQRENILLVGNSGTGKTHLAVALGIAACGQGKRVRFYQVTELITQLMEAREQRELTRLKKQLAKLDLLILDELGYVPASKLGSELLFDVISTAYERFSLIVTTNLPFENWTEVLGSERLTGATLDRLTHRCHILETTGESYRLQDAKRRHTKSSSKQPRLTK; encoded by the coding sequence GTGACCAGAAAACAAACCAAAAGCCTGGTGCTGCTGCAGCACCATCTCAAGAACCTGAGGCTGCCCACCATCCTCAGAGAATGCGAAAAGATCGCCGCCCGTTGTGCCACTGACAATGTCGACCATCTGGGATTCCTGTTACAGTTATGTGAACTGGAACTGATTGAACGGGAACGCCGGGCCGCGGAACGACGTCTGAAGGCCGCGAAGTTCCCGACGTATAAGACCCTGGAAACGTTCGATTTTCAGGTCCAGCCCGGCCTCAACAAACTGCTGGTCAGCGAACTGATGCGGGGTGAGTTTATCGAGCAGCGGGAGAATATCCTGCTGGTGGGCAATTCCGGCACCGGCAAGACGCACCTGGCAGTCGCCCTGGGGATTGCCGCCTGCGGCCAGGGAAAGCGGGTCCGCTTTTACCAGGTCACAGAACTGATTACCCAGTTAATGGAAGCCCGCGAACAGCGGGAGTTAACCCGCCTGAAAAAGCAGCTCGCGAAACTCGATCTGCTGATTCTGGATGAACTGGGATATGTCCCCGCAAGTAAACTCGGCTCCGAGTTGCTGTTCGACGTGATCAGCACGGCTTACGAACGTTTCAGCCTGATCGTAACGACCAATCTCCCCTTTGAAAACTGGACCGAGGTCCTGGGCAGCGAACGGCTGACGGGGGCCACACTCGACCGGCTCACCCATCGTTGCCATATCCTGGAAACCACTGGTGAAAGTTACCGGTTACAGGACGCCAAACGGCGGCACACAAAAAGCTCAAGCAAGCAACCGCGACTGACGAAATAA